ATGGCAGCATACTCGCGCCGGAAAACCGAATTATTAAAACCACGCTTCGGAATACGGCGGTGCATCGGCATCTGGCCGCCTTCAAAACCACGTTTCTGACTGGTTCCGGCGCGGGACCCCTCTCCCTTACTTCCACGGCATGCCGTTTTCCCATGACCCGATCCGGGGCCTCGACCGACTCTCTTTCGCTTACGGGTCGCCCCTTGGGCCGGTTTCAGTTGATGAAGTTCCATAATTATTCCTCCTTCACCTCAAGAAGGTGAGGAATCGCTTGTATCATTCCTTTGATTGCCGGATTTGCGTCTTTGACCACTTCATGATTCATTTTCCGCAAACCCAGACTCTTTAAAACTGCCTTTTGTCTATCCGTACTTCCAATTGCGCTGCGAACCTGGCGAATTCGAATTTTCGGATAACGTATGATTTTCTTGGCCATGATTATTTCGACATCTCCCTGTTACGAATTGCCGCCACCTGTTCGGGTGATCTCAATCTCATT
The genomic region above belongs to bacterium and contains:
- the rplO gene encoding 50S ribosomal protein L15; the protein is MELHQLKPAQGATRKRKRVGRGPGSGHGKTACRGSKGEGSRAGTSQKRGFEGGQMPMHRRIPKRGFNNSVFRREYAAINVGQLAKFKPGTTITPEELVRHGLVKKAVHGVKILADGDLKISLVVRAHKFSVRAAKKIKAAGGSVEVIGGAGSR
- the rpmD gene encoding 50S ribosomal protein L30, with translation MAKKIIRYPKIRIRQVRSAIGSTDRQKAVLKSLGLRKMNHEVVKDANPAIKGMIQAIPHLLEVKEE